Part of the Tamandua tetradactyla isolate mTamTet1 chromosome X, mTamTet1.pri, whole genome shotgun sequence genome, CGGGGAACCACAAAACTTAGGGGATAAGATAGAAAAGGCAATCAGAGAAGTCGAGCGAACAAGATTAGTCAGAGAAACCAGAGAAGAATTAAAAATGTGATGAAAGTAGAGATGGATTCCGAAAGCAGGGTGTGGTTGGCATTTTCAAATGCTACTAAGAGGTCAAGAAAGAGGAGAAGtaaaaaatgtgcatttattaGTGAACTAGGAGACTGTTACTCCAATAAAACCACCATATACTGAGCACCTATAACATGCTAAGTAGATATATTTCCTTCCTCCCTCACAGCAGTCCCATGTCTTATGACCATCCCCGTGGCCATTTGGCAGATAACAAAGTGAAGCTCGTTGAAATTATGAAGCTGACCCAAGTTTGCACAGCTAATAGGGGACCGACCAGGAACAAATAACAAGTTTAGGGGTGACAACATGGAAAATTGTGTGATTTTATCTTTTAGCACTTGGGAGCATGGGTGAAGCAATGGAAAAAAGCCTCTCGGCATGGATTCAGGGCTGGGGTTTGTGAAGCACAACTTCAACAGGATCTTGGAGATGAGAGTGTTTAAAATCAATCTGAAGTGATTGATGAGGAGTCTAAGCTgggcagggaaaggaaaggacgtGAGATGATGAGGAGGCCAAAGGAGAAGTGAGGAGCGAGGGTTGGGCCTGGAAGCCTTGACATGTGTGACTCTGACTCACACTGAGAGCAGCGTTTTACATTACAAACCGGTAAACACTTGCACACACTCAACACACAGACTCAGAGGTAAATAATTGAAACAGGAGTTTGATTGAACATTACTTACCTTTATCAGGTAAGAGAGTCTGATCActtctgttctatttcttttcagtggcttgttttgttttgttcatttctttgtttttatttttactattaatgCTGGTAAGAACCAACTAAATTGACACAACTCTCTAGGGCATGGCCCCAAATGAGGCAGCATCTGGGTGGGGGTGTAAAGGTTAGAATTGTAGTCAGCTCTCTGGTTTGGCTACAACAACCCCCAATCTTCTCTTCTTAGCTAAGTCTAGGCCCTTCACATTGTTTATTCACCTGGTCTTGAAAGATAAGACCCCTCTTTAGGATCTAAAGCCCTAACTCACCCCACAGCCTAATGACACCCTAATTGGAAACCCTTGTGTGGCAGAGAATGGCAACAGGGGGCCATTCTTTGCCACAGAGAGTCACAACTGGCCTTGATCCAGCCAAAGACCTAAGAAATTCTGAACGTAAGTGGACTTCTGCTTCCAGGAGAGGCAGGGACAGAAACTCAATCATAGCTGCTTCAGAGGAATAAGGTCAGAAATGTGGAGTCTCCCTGCTTTGGGGCAGATGGTTAGATTCAGTTGGCCTCCCCTCTTTCGGATCTGAAGAATGCATTTTTTGAAACATAGGTTGAGGAAGGACCTAAGTATCCAACTCTCCTGTTAGAAAACTTCTGTTTCTAGAAAAGACCTGTTTCAGAGAAGAAGCCCTGATAGGACAAATATTCAAAACATTAGTTGCCAATATGTTTGTTCTTGATGCACATATGTATTCGTGCATCTTTTGTAATGTAaagtttttaaagagaaaaaccaatggaactTGAGAAATATCTTAGTTTTTCCCCATCAATCCTTATATCTGGAGCAACTTTCTAATTAATGTGATTGGGTATATGAACTCATGGCTGCTCCCATCTTCTGAGCTTAAATTACAAATTTTTGAAATGACTAGTTCACTGTTGTATATTCCAGCCCTGCCTTTCATCCaatttatagtctttttttttttttttaccttgtgaGTTGCTGTTTTCTTTGGCTTTTGGGATTGGCCTTGCCAGCTCTTCATAATAGAGCATACACTTATTTTCCAAGTTGGTATTTTTCACTTACCATGAGGACTTCTCATGTGACTCTACCAGCACAATTGTTTTCTTCTATGATCACCCATGTTATTCATTTCTGTAATCACAGCAAACATATAATCCATCCCACACCTTTGCTTTCTCTTCCGTTCCCTGCCCCTTTGTCTCCACTCACTTATGAGGCTCTTAGAAGTTTTTCCACATCAATCCTTATAAAATGGAACAATTTTCTGATTAATACATGAGAACTTCAGTTACATAAgaatattcagaaatatatatatctgaatgtgattaaaaggggaaatgttaggttgtatatacggtaacagaaaaaaaattttttttaaatccacggAACTACGCATATACAGTGACCCTATTGTATATAataggctatagttaatagtacaattataaaaatgtgctttcatcagttgtaacaaatgttccacaccaaagtaaggtgttaacaatagggtggtatatgggaatcctgtattttatgcatgaaaatTCTGTAACCCACAACCTCtcttaaaagcaaacaaagaagaaaacttcagttaccctcctcctcccccaagCCCACCTGTTCAGTGGCATGTGCTGCCCGCAGAGCTGACTCACCAGTCCACCGCTTCCACCACTGAAGTGCGATGCCTCTACCCAGAGACCCAGTGACTCAGCACTTGCATCACGACTTGTGATGGGTTGAATGGTGGCCCCTCTGAAAGAGGTGTCCGCATCAGCCCTCTGGGACCTGGGAATGTTAACggatttggaagaaaaaaaaaaaaggtccttgCAGACACAATTaagttaaagatcttgagatgagatcatcctggatgactggggtgggggtggggggctaaatccaatgacaagtgtctTTAGAAGAGAAAAGCAGTGGGGGATTTGAGACAGAAGACAAGAGGAGGAAGCCAAGTGAAATTTGAATTATGCAGCTACAAACCAAGGAACGCCTGGAGTcttcagaagctgaaagaggcaaaGAGAGATTCACCTTAGAGGAAGCAgagccttgctgacaccttgatttgggcttCTGGCTTCTAgagctgtgagaaaataaatgtatgttgttttaagccaccggACTTGTGGTCGTTTGTTGCAGTTGtcacagaaaactaatacacgATTGCAGACAGCTTTCAATGTGCAAACCCTAGTGTAAAGCACTTCCATCCTCAGAGATCCCACACAAAATATTTTAGTCATTTCAAATCTATTTACCCTTTATCCATACTAATGTACCAATTGGTagaaaatgaacatgaaaaatatgtataatgTGCGGTAGGTGTTACAGCCTGTCTCATTGAAATTTGGATTAAGAAATACCAATAAAAGTCAGATTAATGACCCTTAAGAAATGTCAGTAAAAGAAAGATTTATTACCTTCTGTAGCCCAATACAATAATGATTATCTTAATCTGCTTTTTCAGTGACAAGTATGGACAGTTTTTTCTTTGTCCAATTCCACATAACCACATTTCTAAACAAAATAGTCTATCAGCTGCTCGTGTGGGCTAGATGATTTTATTTCTGATTACTCCCAATTGCCAAAGAGTAATTTTCAAACTCTTTACCTGGGCATAGGGACCTTTAACCATCTGATTCCGGTTTATCTCCCAGCTCAGTGTCCTGCCTGACAAAAATAGAAGCTCAGTAAATAACTGTTCAATAAACAGATTCTGGCTGTTTGTGCACACGTGTCTGCTTCTGCCATTAGACCAAATCCAAGTCCAGCTCTTATTCATCTTCCTGTCTCCAGTAACCAGGAAagaacctggcacacagtagctgctcagtaaatgtttgttgagtaaAGAATGATTCTTCCCACCCTCCCAGTAAACCATTACTTTAGGTTGAAATAACCATATGGCATttgacttttatatatatttttaatctttttgtgtATATTTCTAGTTTCTAGATTTGGAAAACACTATCACAAAGTCTTTGTGTGGCCAGAAGGTATCAGCCACTTACAGAGCTTGATGTGGTAATGAGGAAAGGCATAATTTCCTCCTGTGGTTTGACAATAATGTGACAGGAATAGGTCCAACTGTTTTAGCTAGATCATGAACATAACTTGTCCCTCTCCATTGAAGCTCTGCGCTGTGGAATCCAAAAAACAAATGTGGCCCAGCCATCCGCCAACCAGGTGCTGTGCTTTTTGACATCCTTAGTTGTCCACCATTTTGCTGGGTTCTCTGAGGGATTTCAAAGAAACTTAACCATCGGATCGGAGAGAGAAGATTGAAGAGGAAGGGTAAGGCGTTACCGATAAGAAGTGTTTCTCTGGAGATTCAACATCAAAATCATAAAATCCTAGAAAAAGATAGATTTGAAAAGGATGTCCACCCAGTCCATTCCTAGATCTCTGGTGCTCCTCAGAAAGGATGCTCAAAAGGTGACAGGCAAGAGTTATCATGCACAATTTTCCTATGCtgataaaatatttgattaaGGCTAAGAATCAGTTGGTTTCCAACAAAGATAACTCATCGTGGAGCTCTTGGAGAGATTTGAATGTAATTATCATGATATATTTGGGAAAATATCCACGCTACATCAAAGAATAGATTGTaacactcattttaaaaatgcaaaacccTTACCTTCATCATTCACCCTACGTCTTCTTATTTACAACTGCATCTCTATGGTCAATATAATACCTAATACATACTGGGATACCGGgcagtcaataaatattggtaAAAAGGGGCCAGTGCTAGTGCTTTGGCCTAATAATAGGTAGTTGGCCGTAAGTATTGATTCAAATATGGAAAATCAAGGGCAGTGGAAAATTAGTGCTTCTAAgctctttaaataaatttaaaaatatgtatatttaaaattgtgcTATCTAGTATGACATTCACACATTCAAAGGTGCCCCTAAACAAACACATTAAATGAAGCCTTCACCAAgtaatggggggaggggtgtaCATTTAAGGCCGCAATATGTGCCCCTTACTATGTTAGACACTGTTGTGTGTATAAGGAAGAGTACACAAAGAGTAGATTGTGGGGCCCCTGCCTGTAAAACTCTCAGGAGCATTATGCAGCTGTGAAAAAGGAACAaggtcctgatacatgtgacaacatggatgaacccccGAGACTCTGTGTCgcatgaaaaaagccagacacaaaaggacaaatattgtatgatctcactgacctgaaacaattagaaaaagccaattcatagagtcagaaactagaatacaggttaccaggggtcaggGAGTGGGTAGGGGATGGggtgttaatgcttaattggcatagaatttctgtttggggtgatagagaAGTTgctaatggatagtggtgatggcagcacaacactgtgaatataattagcaccactgaattatgtatctgaacatagttaaaaggggaaattttagctcGTGTATATATTGCTAgagtaaaaatttattttaaaaaagtctcAGAAGCCAAGACTAGGGGTGGCAACAGCCCAGCAAAGTGCCTAGGAGATATAAGGCTAAACAAAtactcaaagaaaaaataagcacaGTAAAAACAGATCTTAGAAATGTATTTCCTTCTTAGCTTACATCCTTGCACACTTGTGTCTTAAATGTATAATTACTCCCTGCTCGTGACATGCAAATAATGTATAGTTGACCCTTAAGGTTGGTGTGTTTCATTCTCTTAGACCGCAGTGTAAGCCACTCTTGAAAATCTATCCTAAACCTGGAACATGTATTTGTGGGTagggtggggcggggtgggggggagagggtatttttcttttctcttgctagGTCAGTAAAGGCTCCTGTATTCCAGAATTAAGTGCTCTGGACATTTTTAAGCAATGGTTATTAAGTTTCCATTCTTATAATAAGAAAGGctggagattttaaaatttggacttGGCTTTAATGTTGTTCCCCAAATGCGCTCTCCTTGAAGCAAGTCAGCCTGAAATCGGTCCCTTAGGtttagaaataatacaaaatcgtTTTATAGTTGCGTCTTGAAGAATCCCATGCTTCCTTCAGGAAATAAACAGTTCGTCCTCGTGCATTTAAAGGGGACACTACCGAACCCGACTTCCAAGCGTTGGGGAGGAGGGGGGGCATCCAGTGGTTTGGGGGAAGGTGAGAAGCCTGGCATGGGCAGTGGTTCACCAGTTGTTAAGACTTTGCCAACCGCCTGTCCCCTCCCCCCTCACACAGCCTCAATCCTTGCACACACAGCCCCAAGGCTGTGTTGTACTCCGGAAAGAATGAAATGGCTTTCAAATTCCGTCCATTGGAAGACTGAAGATATGACTGCAATGGTTGGAAAATGTGTGAGATTGTAAAATGCATGCTGCGCTGTCCCAAATGATCTTTATCCgttctcttttatttcctctctatttccttattaattgcaatcaattaaaaatatgcagaaagtCCCAAACAAGCCTGCATGACCTTCAGCTATTACTTAAGCTGCCCCGGCCTGCTTCCTTCTACGGGGAGCGGGGCAGGGGTGGATATGAAAGATGTGGTTGCTAAGGTCTCCTTCAATTTGAACATTCTCTCATTTTAATTGTAAACCTAATGTCCCTCTCTACTCTGAAAAACACTCCAAGCTCCAGGAGTGTAATTCCCATACTGATTCATTAATCTCCCCAGGCCTTCTGGGAAGATTTTCTCTGCGGAAGAAAGAACAACGACCTTCCcacctgaaatttttattttttaaaataaaaataaaaaggtatccTCTCCTAACCTATCCCCCAGATGTAAATGTGCAAACTGAGTGTGATGTGGACAGAAGCTTTCCGCATTTCTGCCTTTCCCTCCCAAGGGAGAAGGGTCTTCTTTTGCATTAATTGATCTCATGGATAATTCCTTTCCCTTAATACTCATTTTTAAACTGAGGAACCCTGGACTTCCTTAAATTTCTTGAAATCTTATTGTCTGAAAAATGCACACAACAAAACCTACCATGGCACTGGTTTACCTTTGTGCTTTGTGCATCTTCGTTTTTGCCTACacctttccctgcctgcaagaaaataaaatgctgggTTCGAGGGCTGGCTCCATCTTGGGATGGCTGCGAGAACCTTCGCGCTCTCTGATTTGGTCTCCCATGGTAGAGCAGGGTTTTGCAGCAGCTAACACATCCTTTTCCTCGCAAGGCAGATAAAGGCTTCTAGCTGAGATGGTCTAGTTGATTGTCTAAACCACAGGTAAATGGCTTCCTCTGCATTTCTCAAAATAAGTGTTGagcaaaggaaatgaaatcaACCGGTTTAAAAATGATCAACAATTTGTACCGCAGCCCCACACACTTCAAGAAGATATTTTCATAAAtcagtttttttggggggaggggtggtgtaATTCTTGGACATTTATTTGcactgtaaattttaaattttcagcttGCAGAGATACTGGGTAAGCTACCATTGTTACATGCTGTTGTTTCCTCTTATTAAAAttggtgcttttaaaaatatatatccaggtTATCAAGAACTGTGTAAAGACATACTTTTTACTTAGCACCTCATTCCTCTTCTTGCACATTAAATGGCCAAACAAGGGCTTTGCTTTTACCCACCAACAGGAATACGTATTTCAAATAGTCGAGTTATCAGACTCCAAACCTAGCCATAAACCAACTAATTCCCGTATAAACTTCAGCACTGCCCTGCTAGTTACTCTTGAAATCCAAAGAGCCGCAATTACTCCAATTAGaactcaataatttaaaaatctattaatgGTAGATGCCATTTATCACTTTATAAAAGCAATTTTACATATTGAATTGGAAACTGGCCACCAGACAATGAGAAAGCACACCCAAGTCCCAAGCTTCCTTTTAAAGAACCTATTAAATAGGTTAATTTTTACTCAATTTTTCATCCTACAGAACCGCTTAAATTCTACTGGTGTCAGTGTTAGTAATTGGTTCAATAACCAACTCAATGTGATACCTGAAATAAGACACTGTGCCATAAATTAGCACCACCTTCATTTTCTTGATCATATGAAATGAATTCATTGTTGGCTCAGCGAAAGCTATAGAACAGCAAATACGCTTTTCATACGGCTCAGTAGTAGGAATTCAAACAGCCTAAAATAATGATCTTCATATTAGCTAGTATAGGCAAGGTATTTTACATACCTGGGCGAAAACCAGTTATAGGTCGCAATTGAATTTACCCGAATCACCAGATGTTTGGCACTTAAGGCTCCCCAGTGAGATCTAGAGGCAGGCCTGCCAAGGGCTTCATCCACAAACACATCTCCTTCTATAGACCACACAGTGACACCAGCcaggttttaaaactttttatttgcatattaaaaaaattgtgcattccaataattaaaatcatttgaacgaaaaaaaaaatggcactcTGATTAAACTGCATTTTACAGCCTGTAGGACATCTTGGACCAGCTTTGCTTTTACTCTAGATTCACTGTCGTCCCACCCAGCTTCTTCCTTCACCAACATGCAAGTTCTTTTCCTACCCTGCCGGCCAGACAGGCAGCTGGGAGAGGCAGGCGCGGCCTTCCTTGTCAGTAGTTCTCAATTCTTTGATGTGAAAAGGGGCAGCACAGTCATTTAAACTTGATCCAACCTCTTTGCATCTTACAAAGTTAACagctaaaagaagtaaaataagaaGGCAATGCTTGTGGAATGTACAGTGCATATTGGCGGCGCACGCCTCATTACGATTCGCCTGCTTGCTTCTCCTGTTCGATCGCTGtaaggggtgggtgggggggagacaaaaaagaaaaaaagatggagggGGTTAAACTATGGGATTATAGGCCTTTCACTTAAAATATCTCTTTGTCACATAAAAACTCTATACACGTAAAAATAGGCATTcatcatgaaataaaaatttatactaaataaattaaatagatgTGTATTTGAACAGCGAAATGTATTCCTTTATGACTTATATAGGAATCTGTTATATTAAACATGCCATTATTCAAGTACTAAAGCCTCGTGTTTGCTGGttgcaaaacaatttttaattaatcCTTCCCGGCCACACCGATCATAAAACTGTCGCCTCCACCCCCTCCCTTCCTCGCCCTCCCCCCTGGCATTCTTCTCCCGGCctcccactcacccacccacccacccacgcGGCCACTCCCGCCCAGCCTCTGCTCACgaagggggatgggggtggggacttACTTTCTTTGGAAGGCAGTGGATTTTTCTCTTGCGTTTCTGTCTTCTTCAATTTCGACTTATCGAATTTCTCAATCTCAGCCATATCGGGTTTGTCAGACATGGTTGGAGAGGAGGCTGCAGGTACAAAGGCAAGAAGGGGGAGGGTGAGAAAGCCACCCACCCTCGGCTCTCCCGACCCTCCCCGGCCCCCGCCTGCAACCCCACCTCCTCCTGCCTTCCGCCTTTATTCAGGGCTCAAGATTTATCTTCCTCTTTGAGAGGCagcaaaactaaaagaaaaaccaCCATATGTCAAACCCGGACGAGTGGGGAGACCGGACCTGGGCGCCGAGCGCGCTCTCCCACCACTAGGCGAAACCCACCAGGGGTTGTAGATTGCAGCGTTCCAAAAACTACAACCTGGCTAGGAGTAGCAAATAGTGCCGCCACTTCAAGCCCCAGTTTCAAGGGGCGGGGAtgggaaaataaaagattaagCCGAGGTTGTAAAATGTGGCTCCGTTTTGCTACATATTGGGTCTCCCCCAAAAGGCTGCGGGCCGGGCCCCCCTTCCCCTCTGCTCACAAAGAGGGCGCCGCCGCCCCCGCCCTCCCCGCGCCCCCCGATGCCGCAGCGGCGCACAAAGCCGCCTCCCCACAGCCCGCAGCCCGCAGCCCCGGCCACGTTCCCTGGCGGGAGCGGCTTTTCAGCTCTCACCCTGCAGCCCGGCCCCCAAGCCAAGTCCTGGGCAGACGCGCCCCCCGGGGCCAGCGCGGGGCTAGGGAAGGAGGCGCTGCCGGGCCCGGGTGGGTGTGAGTCGGAACAAAGGGCCTCTCAGTTCCCGATCACTCCCCGCTCGCGGGCAATGCAGagggccagggggtgggggggcggggggagtaaaataaagaaaaaggctcCCTCGAGGTTGCAGGGCCAAACGCCACGCTTTCAGTTGTCGATTTTAAACGCAACAAAGCCCCCGGGACTCGCGCCGGCAGCCGGGAGGACGGCTCAGTCTCGCCCAGCTCCCCTGCAGCCTTCCCAGAGGGATCGCTTCGGTGCGGCTTTCGGGGTGCCCTGGTGGGGATGCAGGTGAGGCGGGCACGAGCGCGGGGGACCGGAGGACAGCGGGGTAGGAGGCAGGGGCCCCGGGGCTCACCCGAGCGAGGTGCGCGAGCGAGGAAGAGTCCGATCTGCGAAGTGGCCGCCGCCGAGTGCCGGGCGGGGTGCGGCGAGCGCGCCTTTATGCGCGGCCCTATGCAAATGAGATGATGTCACCCGCGCCCGCTTAACTCCTTCGCGCCGCGCCCTAGGACCGCGGCCGGGTGCCCGCCCCGCTGTTGGGGACCCCCCCGCCGGCGACCACCGATGCCCCCTAACCGCAAGGAGGGCCGAAAAATGAGAG contains:
- the TMSB4X gene encoding thymosin beta-4, giving the protein MSDKPDMAEIEKFDKSKLKKTETQEKNPLPSKETIEQEKQAGES